A genomic region of Gemmata massiliana contains the following coding sequences:
- a CDS encoding Gfo/Idh/MocA family protein → MSHKRVNVAIVGLGFGSEFIPIYQAHPDAEMYAICRRNKAELEACGAKFGIPKERRYTDFEAMLKDPNIDAVHINSPIPDHGPQTIAALKAGKHVACTVPMATKKEEIQEIIELQRKTGKVYMMMETVVYAREYLFAKDLYDRGVLGRIQFLRGSHQQDMDGWPGYWPGLPPMWYATHCVSPCLAILSDPAKGKLALAESVVCHGSGRIREEFIPIYGSPFAIETATFKIKDSDVCAEVTRSLYDTARQYRESFDVTASNASFEWQQLEGEDPVLHMRGLPEHQIPRRVKVPDFAGRLPDPIRKFTGAIHDATHLSFVQGGGHGGSHPHLAHNFLMAVLGNQPAFPDAPTSANWTLVGICAHESALSGDRVKIPMW, encoded by the coding sequence ATGAGCCACAAGCGCGTGAACGTCGCCATCGTGGGCCTCGGGTTCGGGTCCGAGTTCATCCCCATCTACCAGGCGCACCCGGACGCCGAGATGTACGCCATCTGCCGGCGCAACAAGGCCGAGCTGGAGGCGTGCGGCGCGAAGTTCGGCATCCCGAAGGAGCGCCGGTACACCGACTTCGAGGCGATGCTCAAAGACCCGAACATCGACGCGGTCCACATCAACAGCCCGATCCCGGACCACGGCCCGCAGACCATCGCGGCGCTCAAGGCCGGCAAGCACGTCGCCTGTACCGTGCCGATGGCGACCAAGAAGGAAGAAATCCAGGAGATCATCGAGCTGCAGCGCAAGACGGGCAAAGTGTACATGATGATGGAAACCGTCGTGTACGCCCGCGAGTACCTGTTCGCTAAGGATCTGTACGACCGCGGCGTGCTCGGGCGCATCCAGTTCCTCCGCGGGAGCCACCAGCAGGACATGGACGGGTGGCCGGGCTACTGGCCGGGCCTGCCCCCGATGTGGTACGCGACCCACTGCGTCAGCCCGTGCCTCGCGATCCTCTCGGACCCGGCCAAGGGCAAGCTCGCGCTCGCCGAGAGCGTGGTGTGCCACGGCTCGGGGCGCATCCGCGAGGAGTTCATCCCGATCTACGGCTCGCCGTTCGCGATCGAGACCGCGACGTTCAAGATCAAGGACTCGGACGTGTGCGCGGAGGTGACGCGCAGCCTGTACGACACGGCCCGCCAGTACCGCGAGAGCTTCGACGTGACCGCGAGCAACGCGAGCTTCGAGTGGCAGCAACTGGAGGGCGAAGACCCGGTGCTGCACATGCGCGGGCTGCCCGAGCACCAGATCCCGCGCCGCGTGAAGGTGCCGGACTTCGCCGGACGCCTGCCGGACCCGATCCGCAAGTTTACTGGGGCGATCCACGACGCGACGCACCTGAGCTTCGTGCAGGGCGGCGGGCACGGCGGCAGCCACCCGCACCTCGCGCACAACTTCCTGATGGCCGTGCTCGGTAACCAGCCCGCGTTCCCGGACGCCCCCACGAGCGCGAACTGGACCCTCGTCGGTATCTGCGCCCACGAAAGCGCGCTGAGCGGCGACCGGGTGAAGATCCCGATGTGGTGA
- a CDS encoding DUF4288 domain-containing protein, with translation MGFIPKDACWYLADVVMEHRIEGDERNIVHVNTHLIEAGSPDEAYEKAQALGRDGESDYENTDGQRVRVLFRGLRELNVIHEPLEDGAELMYTEDVGVPEEKLQTWNRSREKLAVFAPIRGLRNGPNYLPGVFKPLVDGASENESPDDR, from the coding sequence ATGGGCTTTATTCCGAAAGATGCCTGCTGGTACCTGGCTGATGTGGTGATGGAGCACCGGATCGAAGGGGACGAGCGGAACATCGTCCACGTCAATACGCACTTGATCGAAGCCGGCTCTCCCGATGAGGCTTACGAGAAAGCTCAGGCACTCGGGCGAGATGGAGAGAGCGACTACGAGAACACCGACGGACAGCGGGTTCGCGTATTGTTCCGCGGGCTGCGTGAACTGAACGTCATCCACGAGCCGCTGGAGGACGGGGCCGAGTTGATGTACACGGAGGACGTCGGGGTACCAGAAGAGAAGCTGCAAACGTGGAACCGATCGCGGGAGAAGTTGGCCGTGTTTGCCCCGATCCGCGGTCTGCGCAACGGGCCGAACTACCTGCCGGGTGTATTCAAGCCACTGGTCGATGGGGCTTCTGAGAATGAATCACCCGACGACCGCTGA
- a CDS encoding alpha-ketoglutarate-dependent dioxygenase AlkB, whose product MPRQQFRHIPGLFLDTDYFALDQCSRLVLQSLALYERLEAAVGGADGSLETAHIPQPAYVRSAEHNLKSEEHFARVALTEESQRTIRCEYFPRYGEDGHALAYFQRNANLPDFVARDLVPGVHGLVASEGFVPPDQELVWKLTMNFYQRVNGKVAGFPFHVDIPANGVVTMIINVQREVLFQIAKGDAVTDIPLPVGALLLLSGESRYVWKHRVLPADAPASGGAGAIERVSLVLGFQ is encoded by the coding sequence ATGCCTCGGCAGCAATTCCGCCACATCCCGGGACTGTTCCTCGACACCGATTACTTCGCGCTGGACCAGTGCTCGCGCCTCGTGCTCCAGTCGCTCGCGCTGTACGAGCGACTGGAAGCCGCTGTCGGTGGGGCTGATGGCTCGTTGGAGACGGCCCACATCCCGCAACCGGCTTACGTGCGTAGTGCGGAACACAACCTCAAGAGCGAGGAGCATTTCGCGCGCGTCGCCTTGACCGAAGAGAGCCAGCGCACGATCCGCTGTGAATACTTCCCGCGGTACGGTGAAGACGGGCACGCGCTCGCGTACTTCCAGCGCAACGCGAACCTCCCGGATTTCGTCGCACGCGACCTCGTGCCCGGCGTTCACGGGCTGGTCGCGAGCGAGGGGTTCGTGCCGCCCGATCAGGAATTGGTGTGGAAGCTCACGATGAACTTCTACCAGCGCGTGAACGGCAAGGTCGCGGGGTTCCCGTTCCATGTCGACATCCCGGCGAACGGTGTCGTCACGATGATCATCAACGTCCAGCGCGAGGTGCTGTTTCAAATCGCGAAGGGCGACGCGGTGACCGACATCCCGCTGCCGGTCGGCGCGCTGCTCCTGCTCAGCGGCGAGAGCCGGTACGTGTGGAAGCACCGCGTGCTCCCCGCGGACGCGCCCGCGAGCGGCGGGGCGGGGGCGATCGAGCGCGTCTCGCTCGTACTGGGGTTCCAGTAA
- a CDS encoding DUF1559 family PulG-like putative transporter produces MPSFKVPCPSCEAPVLIKNPDLVGTKVECPKCKYRFKVEEPPPEGGAPGAAGGATATATAKDKKTDKADKKDKKAKAAAGGKNKKLVPIIVGVVAVLVLGGVGFAVLGGKKDTKNPFDVPRGGPVANNNPDEQNPDEQNPEKKNEPTKPTIPGSDKIATNLLPSQSVAVYNFNLDRLRTTPVYDPLVDQAVAHMFQGTLGVSTEDVQSYVHCFAGDTRDPFGVIRLKNPVKAPDLLVRMPVLAKPKAVKGRDLYSFRTAPFLSAVSNALAMRALFGDMYSAIPMPPSAAQKDKPFGVCVYDTQHVLIGDYVLLERFLGDLGADGYPPFRSELDNTPVITPDPVAPTVPGTPPTEGAAPTTAAPTTQPVPSKQPGGQGFTTVNAYRTLEFNLKRALDELEVDPSGKPFLVYAEKFDGRHYDPSKLKKDYQALSTALNPIANRMTYLSGRVSAFTDRQLVAQLRLRFADPSYVPEIAKDTLAPGLTTVVDVLKLLLTTEIEFRDYTVPGAVRPGNGPGFPGGLPGPGGFPGGLPGPGGLPGFPGGSPPGVGSSGGPLSPPGGVNKGGQPGRLPGPGGLPGPGGPPEPGMPGPGGFPGSPGGFPGGPVSPGGMSDPNTPHEPVSHVDLDLIDDQLKITIDLTWTEEMFRTVIRPRMMGVVNQIKGKMAVFSAESGPHVLAQVGPRALATPQGTPRGTWDRAKTDSNRQGLEYPPGQRVSFFVDLLPHLGRGSLGSQVNKNAAWYADRSIPTERSNQEAGGAWVPELLVPTYPPSAWRATTPYAPDAVFGATNYVGISGVGLDSARYDPKNPALKTKLGMTGYGWGSKAEEVTDGLANTIYLMQTPPGLQQPWIAGGGATVRGLDENDPMAGFSYNQGGKPGTFALMGDGSVRFIPATIDKKVLLGMSTRAGGEVLADIDVRAPRVDAPKSTTTDLKSDPVTPIIPAPVVTPKADDKKPDEKKPDDKKGDDKKPAEPMPKADDKKPDEKK; encoded by the coding sequence ATGCCGAGTTTCAAGGTTCCCTGCCCCAGTTGCGAGGCGCCGGTTCTGATCAAGAACCCGGACCTCGTCGGCACCAAGGTGGAATGCCCGAAGTGCAAGTACCGTTTCAAGGTGGAAGAGCCGCCGCCGGAAGGGGGCGCGCCCGGCGCGGCGGGTGGGGCGACCGCCACGGCCACCGCCAAAGATAAGAAGACCGATAAGGCGGACAAGAAAGACAAGAAGGCCAAAGCCGCGGCCGGCGGGAAGAACAAGAAGCTCGTGCCCATTATCGTGGGCGTGGTTGCGGTTCTTGTGCTCGGCGGGGTCGGGTTCGCGGTTCTCGGTGGCAAAAAGGACACCAAGAACCCGTTCGACGTCCCCAGGGGCGGCCCCGTCGCGAACAACAACCCGGACGAACAGAACCCGGACGAGCAGAACCCGGAGAAGAAGAACGAGCCGACCAAGCCGACGATCCCGGGCAGCGACAAGATCGCGACCAACCTGCTCCCGAGTCAGTCGGTCGCGGTTTACAACTTCAACCTGGACCGCTTGCGAACGACCCCGGTCTACGACCCGCTCGTGGACCAGGCGGTGGCCCACATGTTTCAGGGCACGCTCGGGGTCTCGACCGAGGACGTGCAGTCCTACGTTCACTGCTTCGCGGGCGACACGCGCGACCCGTTCGGGGTCATCCGGCTCAAGAACCCGGTGAAGGCGCCGGACCTGCTCGTGCGGATGCCGGTGCTGGCCAAGCCCAAGGCGGTGAAGGGGCGCGACCTGTATTCGTTCCGCACCGCGCCGTTCCTGAGCGCGGTCTCGAACGCGCTCGCGATGCGGGCGCTGTTCGGGGACATGTACTCCGCGATCCCGATGCCCCCTTCGGCGGCGCAAAAGGACAAGCCGTTCGGCGTGTGCGTGTATGACACGCAGCACGTTCTGATCGGCGATTACGTTCTGCTGGAGCGGTTCCTCGGGGACCTCGGGGCCGACGGGTACCCGCCGTTCCGGAGCGAACTGGACAACACGCCGGTCATCACCCCCGATCCGGTGGCGCCGACCGTTCCCGGGACGCCGCCGACCGAGGGAGCCGCGCCCACCACGGCCGCGCCCACCACGCAACCGGTTCCCTCGAAGCAGCCCGGCGGTCAGGGCTTCACGACGGTGAACGCGTACCGGACCCTCGAATTCAACTTGAAGCGCGCGCTCGACGAATTGGAAGTCGACCCGTCGGGGAAGCCGTTCCTGGTTTACGCCGAGAAATTCGACGGGCGGCACTACGATCCCAGCAAGTTGAAGAAAGACTATCAGGCCCTCTCGACGGCACTCAACCCGATCGCGAACCGCATGACGTACCTGAGCGGGCGCGTGTCGGCGTTCACCGACCGGCAACTGGTCGCCCAATTGCGGCTGAGGTTCGCGGACCCGAGCTACGTGCCCGAGATCGCGAAGGACACGCTCGCCCCGGGGCTGACGACGGTCGTGGACGTGCTGAAACTCTTGCTCACGACGGAGATCGAGTTCCGCGATTACACGGTTCCGGGAGCCGTGCGCCCCGGGAACGGTCCGGGGTTCCCGGGCGGCCTTCCGGGGCCGGGTGGGTTCCCGGGCGGTCTCCCGGGGCCGGGCGGTCTCCCGGGGTTCCCCGGGGGCTCCCCGCCGGGAGTCGGGTCGAGCGGTGGGCCGCTTTCGCCCCCGGGCGGCGTGAACAAGGGCGGGCAACCCGGGCGGTTGCCGGGACCGGGCGGCCTTCCGGGGCCGGGCGGTCCCCCCGAGCCCGGTATGCCCGGCCCCGGTGGGTTCCCGGGCAGCCCCGGTGGGTTCCCGGGCGGTCCGGTCAGCCCCGGGGGAATGAGTGACCCGAACACGCCGCACGAGCCGGTGTCGCACGTCGATCTCGACCTGATCGACGATCAACTGAAAATCACCATCGACCTCACCTGGACGGAGGAGATGTTCCGGACCGTGATCCGCCCGCGCATGATGGGCGTGGTGAACCAGATCAAGGGGAAGATGGCCGTGTTCTCGGCCGAGTCCGGCCCCCACGTGCTCGCGCAAGTCGGGCCGCGGGCACTGGCGACCCCCCAGGGCACCCCGCGCGGGACGTGGGACCGTGCGAAGACCGATTCCAACCGCCAGGGGTTAGAGTACCCCCCGGGCCAGCGCGTCAGCTTCTTCGTGGACCTGCTCCCGCACCTCGGGCGCGGGTCGCTCGGCTCGCAGGTGAACAAGAACGCCGCGTGGTACGCCGATAGGAGCATCCCCACCGAGCGGAGCAACCAGGAAGCGGGCGGGGCGTGGGTGCCCGAGCTGCTCGTGCCGACCTACCCGCCGTCCGCGTGGCGGGCGACCACCCCCTACGCCCCCGACGCCGTGTTCGGCGCGACCAACTACGTCGGGATCTCCGGGGTCGGACTCGATTCCGCCCGGTACGACCCGAAGAACCCGGCCCTGAAGACGAAGCTGGGGATGACCGGGTACGGGTGGGGCTCGAAGGCCGAAGAGGTGACCGACGGGCTGGCGAACACGATCTACCTGATGCAGACCCCGCCGGGCTTGCAGCAGCCGTGGATCGCGGGCGGCGGCGCGACGGTGCGCGGGCTCGACGAGAACGACCCGATGGCCGGGTTCAGCTACAACCAGGGCGGCAAGCCGGGCACCTTCGCCCTGATGGGCGACGGCTCGGTGCGGTTCATCCCCGCGACCATCGACAAGAAGGTGCTGCTCGGGATGAGCACCCGCGCCGGGGGAGAGGTGCTCGCCGACATCGACGTGCGCGCCCCGCGCGTTGACGCGCCGAAGTCCACGACGACCGACCTGAAGAGCGACCCCGTTACGCCGATCATTCCCGCGCCGGTCGTCACTCCCAAAGCGGACGACAAGAAACCGGACGAGAAGAAGCCCGATGACAAGAAGGGCGACGACAAGAAGCCCGCGGAACCGATGCCGAAGGCTGACGACAAGAAGCCCGATGAGAAGAAGTAG
- a CDS encoding inositol monophosphatase family protein — MSFDPQLSVRAATLAYFADRAERFPGLVARIEEFFSRPTLDTGRQVLRTYFRNHTTGDVESLRTITASFADKRVVRAIVASILADEEALAAIAARSYPHPIGFDKLVLDDDRATGFKFRLHVYWRGANFASLERLHLHRFEMASAIVTGELTNHIWRVVEFVPANELVRGMDLSPTVGEQAHTRRTMPAYAGYRRDANGDLRKTHLGTAVLERGASETFTSGDAYAQVLEDAHFVETNAETGFANGDFCSTVYIHGPSLVDGAGRSLPILFEETLLPDDNKLVPTIPAIPVETLRACLNRYRDTLDEILKFYDWLYHPKHGRNLSVGMIAGYLLCEAFKTPHAIDAFERRYDECKDVLERSERAVRDLIEGRTNPAHLNDDDRNTRYVRLLLAKANAHPKGPHAWAEDYGALTKEMWRYFGAIRGEMNSRITVLKPVWDGVVKRKLPGGMHYGHVGAMIEAAFEANGIAMKHFEAHWAGGGLVATHKDEHNIASVVDDEIEGRISEVLKGHFPSHRFYGEEHGDPNRALPAVGERRFLVDPLDGTRNFLCRREEFCIAIACQEWNGVGWVTTDGVVAHPASGRIFWAERGQGAFVIERTDLERRATVFVSAVDPANPLKHQLIDYSARGLDLAAQTDTFSELARSGSALRNSGSVALILAHMAGRGGTGAIITANDYDVEAGRLIAHEAGAWITQIVFVSGEDERTCTIVGAEERIHNALVVLVREQIQKHGGRLLDETLTPPGL; from the coding sequence ATGTCGTTCGATCCGCAACTCTCTGTGCGTGCCGCGACCCTTGCGTATTTCGCGGACCGCGCAGAGCGGTTCCCCGGGCTCGTTGCGCGGATCGAAGAGTTCTTCTCGCGTCCAACACTCGATACCGGCCGGCAGGTGCTCCGCACGTACTTTCGCAATCACACCACGGGTGACGTGGAGTCGCTCCGGACGATCACGGCGAGTTTCGCGGACAAGCGCGTGGTGCGCGCGATCGTGGCGTCGATCCTGGCGGACGAAGAGGCACTCGCGGCCATTGCCGCGCGATCGTACCCGCACCCCATCGGGTTCGACAAACTGGTGCTCGACGACGACCGGGCGACCGGCTTCAAGTTCCGGCTCCACGTGTACTGGCGCGGGGCGAACTTCGCGTCCCTCGAACGGCTCCACCTGCACCGGTTCGAGATGGCGTCGGCGATCGTGACCGGCGAACTCACGAACCACATCTGGCGCGTGGTCGAATTCGTGCCCGCGAACGAACTGGTGCGCGGCATGGACCTCTCCCCAACGGTCGGGGAACAGGCCCACACTCGACGCACCATGCCCGCCTACGCGGGCTACCGGCGCGACGCGAACGGCGACCTGCGCAAGACCCACTTGGGAACCGCGGTCCTCGAACGCGGCGCGTCGGAAACGTTCACTTCCGGCGACGCTTACGCACAGGTGCTGGAAGACGCGCACTTCGTGGAAACGAACGCGGAGACGGGCTTCGCCAACGGGGATTTTTGTTCCACGGTGTACATTCACGGCCCGTCGCTGGTGGACGGGGCCGGGCGCTCGCTCCCGATCCTGTTCGAGGAAACGCTCCTCCCGGACGACAACAAACTCGTCCCGACGATACCCGCGATCCCGGTGGAAACGCTCCGGGCGTGTCTGAACCGCTACCGCGACACGCTCGACGAAATCCTGAAATTCTACGACTGGCTGTACCACCCCAAGCACGGGCGGAATCTCTCGGTCGGGATGATCGCGGGGTACTTGCTGTGCGAGGCGTTCAAGACCCCGCACGCGATCGACGCCTTCGAGCGCCGGTACGACGAGTGCAAGGACGTGCTGGAACGGTCCGAGCGCGCGGTGCGGGATCTAATTGAGGGCCGCACGAACCCGGCACACCTCAACGACGACGACCGGAACACGCGGTACGTTCGCTTGCTGCTCGCGAAAGCGAACGCACACCCGAAGGGGCCGCACGCATGGGCCGAGGATTACGGCGCGCTGACGAAGGAGATGTGGCGCTACTTCGGGGCGATTCGCGGCGAAATGAACTCACGCATCACCGTGCTCAAGCCCGTCTGGGACGGCGTGGTGAAGCGGAAGCTGCCGGGCGGGATGCACTACGGGCACGTCGGGGCGATGATCGAGGCCGCGTTCGAGGCCAACGGGATCGCGATGAAACACTTCGAGGCACATTGGGCCGGTGGCGGACTGGTCGCAACTCACAAGGACGAGCACAACATCGCGAGCGTTGTAGATGACGAGATCGAGGGGCGCATTAGCGAAGTGCTGAAGGGGCACTTCCCATCGCACCGGTTCTACGGCGAAGAACACGGCGACCCGAACCGCGCGTTACCCGCGGTCGGTGAGCGCCGGTTCCTGGTCGACCCGCTCGACGGCACGCGCAACTTTCTGTGCCGGCGGGAGGAGTTTTGTATCGCCATCGCGTGCCAGGAGTGGAACGGCGTGGGGTGGGTGACGACGGACGGCGTGGTCGCGCACCCCGCGTCCGGGCGCATCTTCTGGGCGGAGCGAGGGCAGGGGGCGTTCGTCATCGAGCGCACCGACCTCGAGCGCCGCGCGACCGTGTTCGTGTCCGCGGTCGACCCCGCGAACCCGCTCAAGCACCAGCTCATCGATTATTCCGCACGCGGACTGGATTTGGCCGCGCAGACAGACACATTTAGCGAACTTGCACGCAGCGGATCAGCACTACGCAACAGTGGATCGGTCGCGCTGATTCTGGCGCACATGGCCGGGCGCGGGGGAACGGGCGCGATCATCACGGCCAACGACTACGACGTGGAGGCCGGTCGGCTGATCGCACACGAGGCCGGCGCGTGGATCACGCAAATCGTGTTCGTATCCGGCGAAGACGAACGCACCTGTACCATCGTGGGCGCGGAGGAGCGCATTCACAACGCGCTCGTCGTGCTCGTGCGCGAGCAGATCCAGAAGCACGGCGGCCGGCTCTTGGACGAAACGCTCACCCCGCCGGGGCTGTGA
- a CDS encoding arginyltransferase: MESLFVFTSPPSTCSYLPDQQWSLTYQMVSRLTPLEYQERLKAGWRRFGFSLFRPTCPACTACRSLRVPVATFKPDRSQRRCLAANDGDVKLVIGLPEVTDEKLDLYDRFHSYQHEHVGWSDHGPKDASDFAESFVDNPFVTQEWCYYLGEKLVGVGYVDNFPEGLSAIYFFHDPAERNRSLGTFNVLSIIRAAAQWNLPHVYLGYFVEGCRSLEYKARFRPNEALSTEGEWEAFREG, encoded by the coding sequence ATGGAATCATTGTTCGTCTTCACGTCCCCGCCGAGCACGTGCAGCTACTTGCCGGACCAGCAGTGGTCACTCACGTACCAGATGGTGTCGCGGCTCACCCCCCTTGAGTACCAGGAGCGATTGAAAGCGGGCTGGCGCCGGTTCGGGTTCTCGCTCTTCAGGCCAACGTGCCCGGCGTGTACCGCGTGCCGGTCGCTCCGCGTGCCGGTGGCGACGTTCAAGCCGGACCGGTCCCAGCGCCGGTGCCTGGCCGCGAACGACGGCGACGTGAAACTGGTGATCGGGCTGCCCGAGGTGACGGACGAAAAACTCGACCTCTACGACCGGTTTCACTCGTACCAGCACGAACACGTCGGCTGGTCCGACCACGGCCCGAAGGACGCGAGCGACTTCGCGGAATCGTTCGTCGACAACCCGTTCGTCACGCAGGAGTGGTGCTACTACCTGGGCGAAAAACTGGTCGGCGTGGGGTACGTGGACAACTTCCCGGAGGGCTTGTCGGCGATCTACTTCTTCCACGACCCGGCCGAGCGGAACCGGTCGCTGGGCACGTTCAACGTGCTCTCGATCATCCGCGCCGCGGCGCAGTGGAACCTACCACACGTGTACCTGGGCTACTTCGTCGAGGGGTGCCGGTCACTCGAATACAAGGCGCGGTTCCGCCCGAACGAAGCACTGAGTACGGAGGGTGAGTGGGAAGCGTTCCGGGAGGGGTAA